The Populus trichocarpa isolate Nisqually-1 chromosome 2, P.trichocarpa_v4.1, whole genome shotgun sequence genome has a window encoding:
- the LOC7453903 gene encoding deSI-like protein At4g17486 — protein sequence MKFGSKNGWKSIMPLRLKGKSATRFCLFPKPRSANYGPGDTPVYLNVYDLTPMNGYAYWAGLGIFHSGVEVHGVEYAFGAHDYPTSGVFEVEPRQCPGFKFRKSIFIGTTCLDPIQVREFMERHAARYHGDTYHLIVKNCNHFCKDVCYKLTGKSIPKWVNRLAKIGSTCNCILPQSLKISAVRHDPCGQPYDSERRRLRTAFSCLSSISMRQKQLSTSSLLLQSPLKGCLPWELRRSMNGSLKER from the exons ATGAAATTTGGATCAAAGAATGGATGGAAATCCATCATGCCCCTTCGTTTGAAAGGCAAATCAGCCACCCGCTTTTGTTTGTTTCCCAAACCAAGATCAGCAAACTATGGTCCAGGCGATACACCAGTTTATCTCAATGTGTATGACTTGACACCCATGAATGGCTATGCCTATTGGGCAGGCCTCGGCATCTTTCACTCTGGTGTGGAAG TTCATGGTGTAGAATATGCATTTGGAGCACATGACTACCCAACAAGTGGTGTTTTTGAGGTTGAACCTCGGCAGTGTCCAGGGTTCAAGTTCAGGAAGTCCATTTTTATCGGGACCACATGCCTGGATCCTATTCAGGTTAGGGAATTCATGGAGCGGCATGCTGCAAGATATCATGGTGATACATATCACTTGATTGTTAAGAATTGCAACCATTTCTGCAAGGATGTATGTTACAAGCTGACTGGGAAATCAATTCCAAAGTGGGTAAATCGACTTGCGAAAATAG GTTCAACGTGCAACTGCATACTTCCTCAGTCCCTTAAAATATCTGCTGTGCGACATGACCCCTGCGGCCAACCTTATGACAGTGAGAGGAGAAGGTTGAGAACCGCATTTAGTTGCCTGTCTTCAATCTCAATGCGACAAAAGCAGCTGTCAACATCTTCGTTATTGCTACAATCGCCGTTGAAAGGCTGCTTACCATGGGAATTGAGAAGGTCTATGAATGGTTccttaaaagaaagatga
- the LOC7483779 gene encoding lysophospholipid acyltransferase LPEAT1 isoform X4, whose translation METELKSMNPDPPKPEQPYTSSRDEGSYSKDDRPLLKSEPNRVNSATTEKNIEELEKKFAAFVRSDVYGPMGRGELPLVEKVLSAIAVVTLFPIRFVLALVILVVYYVICRVCTLFSAPNRDEEEEQEDFAHMGGWRRAVIVWCGRFLSRLLLFVLGFYWICESYRDIELPNQIKSSSQVYIFIAAAALRYVSVFLGASVNNDLIMIVVNEGKDQSEDLERSGAIISNHVSYLDILYHMSASFPSFVAKRSVAKLPLVGLISKCLGCVYVQRESNSSDFKGVSGVVTKRVKEAHENRSAPMMMLFPEGTTTNGEFLLPFKTGAFLATAPVHPVILRYPYQRFSLAWDSISGARHVFYLFCQFINHMEAIWLPVYYPSQEEKDDPKLYASNVRRLMTCEVCFDNANSDSPSVYFTV comes from the exons ATGGAAACCGAGCTCAAATCCATGAATCCGGACCCCCCCAAACCCGAACAACCCTACACGTCTTCCCGAGACGAAGGGTCCTACTCGAAAGACGACCGTCCGCTTCTTAAATCGGAACCGAACCGAGTCAACTCAGCGACAACCGAGAAGAACATTGAGGAGCTGGAGAAAAAATTCGCTGCATTCGTCCGCAGTGACGTGTACGGTCCGATGGGACGTGGGGAGTTACCATTGGTTGAGAAAGTTCTGTCAGCAATCGCGGTGGTTACACTGTTTCCGATACGATTCGTGCTCGCATTGGTTATATTGGTGGTGTATTATGTTATTTGTAGGGTTTGTACGCTGTTTTCGGCGCCGAATCGggatgaggaggaggagcaggAGGATTTTGCTCATATGGGAGGGTGGAGAAGGGCGGTTATTGTTTGGTGTGGGAGGTTTTTGTCTAGATTACTGCTTTTCGTGTTAGGGTTTTATTGGATTTGTGAAAGCTATAGAGATATTGAACTgcctaatcaaattaaatcttcCTCCCaggtatatatatttattgctgctgctgctcttcgttatgtttcggtttttttgggaGCTAGTGTAAATAATGATTTGATAATGATTGTAGTG AATGAGGGAAAAGATCAATCTGAAGATCTGGAAAGATCAGGGGCGATAATATCAAATCATGTTTCGTATTTAGATATCTTGTACCACATGTCTGCTTCTTTTCCAAGCTTTGTTGCCAAG AGATCAGTGGCTAAACTTCCTTTAGTTGGTCTCATCAG CAAGTGCCTTGGTTGTGTATATGTTCAGCGGGAGTCCAACTCATCTGACTTCAAGGGTGTTTCAG GCGTTGTGACTAAAAGAGTCAAAGAAGCTCACGAAAATAGATCTGCTCCAATGATGATGCTTTTTCCAG AAGGCACGACAACAAATGGAGAGTTCCTTCTACCATTTAAGACAGGTGCATTCTTAGCAACAGCTCCTGTACATCCAGTGATTCTTAGGTATCCGTACCAGCGATTCAGTCTTGCCTGGGATTCAATATCTGGG GCACGTCATGTTTTCTATCTTTTCTGTCAATTCATAAATCATATGGAAGCAATATGGCTTCCTGTTTACTACCCATCACAAGAAGAGAAGGATGATCCAAAGCTATATGCTAGCAATGTCCGACGGTTGATGACTTGTGAG GTTTGTTTTGACAATGCTAATTCGGATTCGCCCTCTGTATATTTTACTGTATGA
- the LOC7483779 gene encoding lysophospholipid acyltransferase LPEAT1 isoform X7, whose amino-acid sequence METELKSMNPDPPKPEQPYTSSRDEGSYSKDDRPLLKSEPNRVNSATTEKNIEELEKKFAAFVRSDVYGPMGRGELPLVEKVLSAIAVVTLFPIRFVLALVILVVYYVICRVCTLFSAPNRDEEEEQEDFAHMGGWRRAVIVWCGRFLSRLLLFVLGFYWICESYRDIELPNQIKSSSQNEGKDQSEDLERSGAIISNHVSYLDILYHMSASFPSFVAKRSVAKLPLVGLISKCLGCVYVQRESNSSDFKGVSGVVTKRVKEAHENRSAPMMMLFPEGTTTNGEFLLPFKTGAFLATAPVHPVILRYPYQRFSLAWDSISGARHVFYLFCQFINHMEAIWLPVYYPSQEEKDDPKLYASNVRRLMTCESHLIMSDIGLAEKRIYHAALNGLF is encoded by the exons ATGGAAACCGAGCTCAAATCCATGAATCCGGACCCCCCCAAACCCGAACAACCCTACACGTCTTCCCGAGACGAAGGGTCCTACTCGAAAGACGACCGTCCGCTTCTTAAATCGGAACCGAACCGAGTCAACTCAGCGACAACCGAGAAGAACATTGAGGAGCTGGAGAAAAAATTCGCTGCATTCGTCCGCAGTGACGTGTACGGTCCGATGGGACGTGGGGAGTTACCATTGGTTGAGAAAGTTCTGTCAGCAATCGCGGTGGTTACACTGTTTCCGATACGATTCGTGCTCGCATTGGTTATATTGGTGGTGTATTATGTTATTTGTAGGGTTTGTACGCTGTTTTCGGCGCCGAATCGggatgaggaggaggagcaggAGGATTTTGCTCATATGGGAGGGTGGAGAAGGGCGGTTATTGTTTGGTGTGGGAGGTTTTTGTCTAGATTACTGCTTTTCGTGTTAGGGTTTTATTGGATTTGTGAAAGCTATAGAGATATTGAACTgcctaatcaaattaaatcttcCTCCCag AATGAGGGAAAAGATCAATCTGAAGATCTGGAAAGATCAGGGGCGATAATATCAAATCATGTTTCGTATTTAGATATCTTGTACCACATGTCTGCTTCTTTTCCAAGCTTTGTTGCCAAG AGATCAGTGGCTAAACTTCCTTTAGTTGGTCTCATCAG CAAGTGCCTTGGTTGTGTATATGTTCAGCGGGAGTCCAACTCATCTGACTTCAAGGGTGTTTCAG GCGTTGTGACTAAAAGAGTCAAAGAAGCTCACGAAAATAGATCTGCTCCAATGATGATGCTTTTTCCAG AAGGCACGACAACAAATGGAGAGTTCCTTCTACCATTTAAGACAGGTGCATTCTTAGCAACAGCTCCTGTACATCCAGTGATTCTTAGGTATCCGTACCAGCGATTCAGTCTTGCCTGGGATTCAATATCTGGG GCACGTCATGTTTTCTATCTTTTCTGTCAATTCATAAATCATATGGAAGCAATATGGCTTCCTGTTTACTACCCATCACAAGAAGAGAAGGATGATCCAAAGCTATATGCTAGCAATGTCCGACGGTTGATGACTTGTGAG AGTCATTTAATAATGTCAGATATTGGACTTGCTGAGAAGCGAATATATCATGCTGCTCTGAATG GTTTGTTTTGA
- the LOC7483779 gene encoding lysophospholipid acyltransferase LPEAT1 isoform X1: protein METELKSMNPDPPKPEQPYTSSRDEGSYSKDDRPLLKSEPNRVNSATTEKNIEELEKKFAAFVRSDVYGPMGRGELPLVEKVLSAIAVVTLFPIRFVLALVILVVYYVICRVCTLFSAPNRDEEEEQEDFAHMGGWRRAVIVWCGRFLSRLLLFVLGFYWICESYRDIELPNQIKSSSQVYIFIAAAALRYVSVFLGASVNNDLIMIVVNEGKDQSEDLERSGAIISNHVSYLDILYHMSASFPSFVAKRSVAKLPLVGLISKCLGCVYVQRESNSSDFKGVSGVVTKRVKEAHENRSAPMMMLFPEGTTTNGEFLLPFKTGAFLATAPVHPVILRYPYQRFSLAWDSISGARHVFYLFCQFINHMEAIWLPVYYPSQEEKDDPKLYASNVRRLMTCESHLIMSDIGLAEKRIYHAALNGNNSLPNVLHQKDD, encoded by the exons ATGGAAACCGAGCTCAAATCCATGAATCCGGACCCCCCCAAACCCGAACAACCCTACACGTCTTCCCGAGACGAAGGGTCCTACTCGAAAGACGACCGTCCGCTTCTTAAATCGGAACCGAACCGAGTCAACTCAGCGACAACCGAGAAGAACATTGAGGAGCTGGAGAAAAAATTCGCTGCATTCGTCCGCAGTGACGTGTACGGTCCGATGGGACGTGGGGAGTTACCATTGGTTGAGAAAGTTCTGTCAGCAATCGCGGTGGTTACACTGTTTCCGATACGATTCGTGCTCGCATTGGTTATATTGGTGGTGTATTATGTTATTTGTAGGGTTTGTACGCTGTTTTCGGCGCCGAATCGggatgaggaggaggagcaggAGGATTTTGCTCATATGGGAGGGTGGAGAAGGGCGGTTATTGTTTGGTGTGGGAGGTTTTTGTCTAGATTACTGCTTTTCGTGTTAGGGTTTTATTGGATTTGTGAAAGCTATAGAGATATTGAACTgcctaatcaaattaaatcttcCTCCCaggtatatatatttattgctgctgctgctcttcgttatgtttcggtttttttgggaGCTAGTGTAAATAATGATTTGATAATGATTGTAGTG AATGAGGGAAAAGATCAATCTGAAGATCTGGAAAGATCAGGGGCGATAATATCAAATCATGTTTCGTATTTAGATATCTTGTACCACATGTCTGCTTCTTTTCCAAGCTTTGTTGCCAAG AGATCAGTGGCTAAACTTCCTTTAGTTGGTCTCATCAG CAAGTGCCTTGGTTGTGTATATGTTCAGCGGGAGTCCAACTCATCTGACTTCAAGGGTGTTTCAG GCGTTGTGACTAAAAGAGTCAAAGAAGCTCACGAAAATAGATCTGCTCCAATGATGATGCTTTTTCCAG AAGGCACGACAACAAATGGAGAGTTCCTTCTACCATTTAAGACAGGTGCATTCTTAGCAACAGCTCCTGTACATCCAGTGATTCTTAGGTATCCGTACCAGCGATTCAGTCTTGCCTGGGATTCAATATCTGGG GCACGTCATGTTTTCTATCTTTTCTGTCAATTCATAAATCATATGGAAGCAATATGGCTTCCTGTTTACTACCCATCACAAGAAGAGAAGGATGATCCAAAGCTATATGCTAGCAATGTCCGACGGTTGATGACTTGTGAG AGTCATTTAATAATGTCAGATATTGGACTTGCTGAGAAGCGAATATATCATGCTGCTCTGAATGGTAATAATAGCCTGCCTAATGTTTTGCATCAGAAAGACGATTGA
- the LOC7483779 gene encoding lysophospholipid acyltransferase LPEAT1 isoform X6, whose amino-acid sequence METELKSMNPDPPKPEQPYTSSRDEGSYSKDDRPLLKSEPNRVNSATTEKNIEELEKKFAAFVRSDVYGPMGRGELPLVEKVLSAIAVVTLFPIRFVLALVILVVYYVICRVCTLFSAPNRDEEEEQEDFAHMGGWRRAVIVWCGRFLSRLLLFVLGFYWICESYRDIELPNQIKSSSQNEGKDQSEDLERSGAIISNHVSYLDILYHMSASFPSFVAKRSVAKLPLVGLISKCLGCVYVQRESNSSDFKGVSGVVTKRVKEAHENRSAPMMMLFPGTTTNGEFLLPFKTGAFLATAPVHPVILRYPYQRFSLAWDSISGARHVFYLFCQFINHMEAIWLPVYYPSQEEKDDPKLYASNVRRLMTCESHLIMSDIGLAEKRIYHAALNGNNSLPNVLHQKDD is encoded by the exons ATGGAAACCGAGCTCAAATCCATGAATCCGGACCCCCCCAAACCCGAACAACCCTACACGTCTTCCCGAGACGAAGGGTCCTACTCGAAAGACGACCGTCCGCTTCTTAAATCGGAACCGAACCGAGTCAACTCAGCGACAACCGAGAAGAACATTGAGGAGCTGGAGAAAAAATTCGCTGCATTCGTCCGCAGTGACGTGTACGGTCCGATGGGACGTGGGGAGTTACCATTGGTTGAGAAAGTTCTGTCAGCAATCGCGGTGGTTACACTGTTTCCGATACGATTCGTGCTCGCATTGGTTATATTGGTGGTGTATTATGTTATTTGTAGGGTTTGTACGCTGTTTTCGGCGCCGAATCGggatgaggaggaggagcaggAGGATTTTGCTCATATGGGAGGGTGGAGAAGGGCGGTTATTGTTTGGTGTGGGAGGTTTTTGTCTAGATTACTGCTTTTCGTGTTAGGGTTTTATTGGATTTGTGAAAGCTATAGAGATATTGAACTgcctaatcaaattaaatcttcCTCCCag AATGAGGGAAAAGATCAATCTGAAGATCTGGAAAGATCAGGGGCGATAATATCAAATCATGTTTCGTATTTAGATATCTTGTACCACATGTCTGCTTCTTTTCCAAGCTTTGTTGCCAAG AGATCAGTGGCTAAACTTCCTTTAGTTGGTCTCATCAG CAAGTGCCTTGGTTGTGTATATGTTCAGCGGGAGTCCAACTCATCTGACTTCAAGGGTGTTTCAG GCGTTGTGACTAAAAGAGTCAAAGAAGCTCACGAAAATAGATCTGCTCCAATGATGATGCTTTTTCCAG GCACGACAACAAATGGAGAGTTCCTTCTACCATTTAAGACAGGTGCATTCTTAGCAACAGCTCCTGTACATCCAGTGATTCTTAGGTATCCGTACCAGCGATTCAGTCTTGCCTGGGATTCAATATCTGGG GCACGTCATGTTTTCTATCTTTTCTGTCAATTCATAAATCATATGGAAGCAATATGGCTTCCTGTTTACTACCCATCACAAGAAGAGAAGGATGATCCAAAGCTATATGCTAGCAATGTCCGACGGTTGATGACTTGTGAG AGTCATTTAATAATGTCAGATATTGGACTTGCTGAGAAGCGAATATATCATGCTGCTCTGAATGGTAATAATAGCCTGCCTAATGTTTTGCATCAGAAAGACGATTGA
- the LOC7483779 gene encoding lysophospholipid acyltransferase LPEAT1 isoform X2 — translation METELKSMNPDPPKPEQPYTSSRDEGSYSKDDRPLLKSEPNRVNSATTEKNIEELEKKFAAFVRSDVYGPMGRGELPLVEKVLSAIAVVTLFPIRFVLALVILVVYYVICRVCTLFSAPNRDEEEEQEDFAHMGGWRRAVIVWCGRFLSRLLLFVLGFYWICESYRDIELPNQIKSSSQVYIFIAAAALRYVSVFLGASVNNDLIMIVVNEGKDQSEDLERSGAIISNHVSYLDILYHMSASFPSFVAKRSVAKLPLVGLISKCLGCVYVQRESNSSDFKGVSGVVTKRVKEAHENRSAPMMMLFPGTTTNGEFLLPFKTGAFLATAPVHPVILRYPYQRFSLAWDSISGARHVFYLFCQFINHMEAIWLPVYYPSQEEKDDPKLYASNVRRLMTCESHLIMSDIGLAEKRIYHAALNGNNSLPNVLHQKDD, via the exons ATGGAAACCGAGCTCAAATCCATGAATCCGGACCCCCCCAAACCCGAACAACCCTACACGTCTTCCCGAGACGAAGGGTCCTACTCGAAAGACGACCGTCCGCTTCTTAAATCGGAACCGAACCGAGTCAACTCAGCGACAACCGAGAAGAACATTGAGGAGCTGGAGAAAAAATTCGCTGCATTCGTCCGCAGTGACGTGTACGGTCCGATGGGACGTGGGGAGTTACCATTGGTTGAGAAAGTTCTGTCAGCAATCGCGGTGGTTACACTGTTTCCGATACGATTCGTGCTCGCATTGGTTATATTGGTGGTGTATTATGTTATTTGTAGGGTTTGTACGCTGTTTTCGGCGCCGAATCGggatgaggaggaggagcaggAGGATTTTGCTCATATGGGAGGGTGGAGAAGGGCGGTTATTGTTTGGTGTGGGAGGTTTTTGTCTAGATTACTGCTTTTCGTGTTAGGGTTTTATTGGATTTGTGAAAGCTATAGAGATATTGAACTgcctaatcaaattaaatcttcCTCCCaggtatatatatttattgctgctgctgctcttcgttatgtttcggtttttttgggaGCTAGTGTAAATAATGATTTGATAATGATTGTAGTG AATGAGGGAAAAGATCAATCTGAAGATCTGGAAAGATCAGGGGCGATAATATCAAATCATGTTTCGTATTTAGATATCTTGTACCACATGTCTGCTTCTTTTCCAAGCTTTGTTGCCAAG AGATCAGTGGCTAAACTTCCTTTAGTTGGTCTCATCAG CAAGTGCCTTGGTTGTGTATATGTTCAGCGGGAGTCCAACTCATCTGACTTCAAGGGTGTTTCAG GCGTTGTGACTAAAAGAGTCAAAGAAGCTCACGAAAATAGATCTGCTCCAATGATGATGCTTTTTCCAG GCACGACAACAAATGGAGAGTTCCTTCTACCATTTAAGACAGGTGCATTCTTAGCAACAGCTCCTGTACATCCAGTGATTCTTAGGTATCCGTACCAGCGATTCAGTCTTGCCTGGGATTCAATATCTGGG GCACGTCATGTTTTCTATCTTTTCTGTCAATTCATAAATCATATGGAAGCAATATGGCTTCCTGTTTACTACCCATCACAAGAAGAGAAGGATGATCCAAAGCTATATGCTAGCAATGTCCGACGGTTGATGACTTGTGAG AGTCATTTAATAATGTCAGATATTGGACTTGCTGAGAAGCGAATATATCATGCTGCTCTGAATGGTAATAATAGCCTGCCTAATGTTTTGCATCAGAAAGACGATTGA
- the LOC7483779 gene encoding lysophospholipid acyltransferase LPEAT1 isoform X3, which translates to METELKSMNPDPPKPEQPYTSSRDEGSYSKDDRPLLKSEPNRVNSATTEKNIEELEKKFAAFVRSDVYGPMGRGELPLVEKVLSAIAVVTLFPIRFVLALVILVVYYVICRVCTLFSAPNRDEEEEQEDFAHMGGWRRAVIVWCGRFLSRLLLFVLGFYWICESYRDIELPNQIKSSSQVYIFIAAAALRYVSVFLGASVNNDLIMIVVNEGKDQSEDLERSGAIISNHVSYLDILYHMSASFPSFVAKRSVAKLPLVGLISKCLGCVYVQRESNSSDFKGVSGVVTKRVKEAHENRSAPMMMLFPEGTTTNGEFLLPFKTGAFLATAPVHPVILRYPYQRFSLAWDSISGARHVFYLFCQFINHMEAIWLPVYYPSQEEKDDPKLYASNVRRLMTCESHLIMSDIGLAEKRIYHAALNGLF; encoded by the exons ATGGAAACCGAGCTCAAATCCATGAATCCGGACCCCCCCAAACCCGAACAACCCTACACGTCTTCCCGAGACGAAGGGTCCTACTCGAAAGACGACCGTCCGCTTCTTAAATCGGAACCGAACCGAGTCAACTCAGCGACAACCGAGAAGAACATTGAGGAGCTGGAGAAAAAATTCGCTGCATTCGTCCGCAGTGACGTGTACGGTCCGATGGGACGTGGGGAGTTACCATTGGTTGAGAAAGTTCTGTCAGCAATCGCGGTGGTTACACTGTTTCCGATACGATTCGTGCTCGCATTGGTTATATTGGTGGTGTATTATGTTATTTGTAGGGTTTGTACGCTGTTTTCGGCGCCGAATCGggatgaggaggaggagcaggAGGATTTTGCTCATATGGGAGGGTGGAGAAGGGCGGTTATTGTTTGGTGTGGGAGGTTTTTGTCTAGATTACTGCTTTTCGTGTTAGGGTTTTATTGGATTTGTGAAAGCTATAGAGATATTGAACTgcctaatcaaattaaatcttcCTCCCaggtatatatatttattgctgctgctgctcttcgttatgtttcggtttttttgggaGCTAGTGTAAATAATGATTTGATAATGATTGTAGTG AATGAGGGAAAAGATCAATCTGAAGATCTGGAAAGATCAGGGGCGATAATATCAAATCATGTTTCGTATTTAGATATCTTGTACCACATGTCTGCTTCTTTTCCAAGCTTTGTTGCCAAG AGATCAGTGGCTAAACTTCCTTTAGTTGGTCTCATCAG CAAGTGCCTTGGTTGTGTATATGTTCAGCGGGAGTCCAACTCATCTGACTTCAAGGGTGTTTCAG GCGTTGTGACTAAAAGAGTCAAAGAAGCTCACGAAAATAGATCTGCTCCAATGATGATGCTTTTTCCAG AAGGCACGACAACAAATGGAGAGTTCCTTCTACCATTTAAGACAGGTGCATTCTTAGCAACAGCTCCTGTACATCCAGTGATTCTTAGGTATCCGTACCAGCGATTCAGTCTTGCCTGGGATTCAATATCTGGG GCACGTCATGTTTTCTATCTTTTCTGTCAATTCATAAATCATATGGAAGCAATATGGCTTCCTGTTTACTACCCATCACAAGAAGAGAAGGATGATCCAAAGCTATATGCTAGCAATGTCCGACGGTTGATGACTTGTGAG AGTCATTTAATAATGTCAGATATTGGACTTGCTGAGAAGCGAATATATCATGCTGCTCTGAATG GTTTGTTTTGA
- the LOC7483779 gene encoding lysophospholipid acyltransferase LPEAT1 isoform X5, with the protein METELKSMNPDPPKPEQPYTSSRDEGSYSKDDRPLLKSEPNRVNSATTEKNIEELEKKFAAFVRSDVYGPMGRGELPLVEKVLSAIAVVTLFPIRFVLALVILVVYYVICRVCTLFSAPNRDEEEEQEDFAHMGGWRRAVIVWCGRFLSRLLLFVLGFYWICESYRDIELPNQIKSSSQNEGKDQSEDLERSGAIISNHVSYLDILYHMSASFPSFVAKRSVAKLPLVGLISKCLGCVYVQRESNSSDFKGVSGVVTKRVKEAHENRSAPMMMLFPEGTTTNGEFLLPFKTGAFLATAPVHPVILRYPYQRFSLAWDSISGARHVFYLFCQFINHMEAIWLPVYYPSQEEKDDPKLYASNVRRLMTCESHLIMSDIGLAEKRIYHAALNGNNSLPNVLHQKDD; encoded by the exons ATGGAAACCGAGCTCAAATCCATGAATCCGGACCCCCCCAAACCCGAACAACCCTACACGTCTTCCCGAGACGAAGGGTCCTACTCGAAAGACGACCGTCCGCTTCTTAAATCGGAACCGAACCGAGTCAACTCAGCGACAACCGAGAAGAACATTGAGGAGCTGGAGAAAAAATTCGCTGCATTCGTCCGCAGTGACGTGTACGGTCCGATGGGACGTGGGGAGTTACCATTGGTTGAGAAAGTTCTGTCAGCAATCGCGGTGGTTACACTGTTTCCGATACGATTCGTGCTCGCATTGGTTATATTGGTGGTGTATTATGTTATTTGTAGGGTTTGTACGCTGTTTTCGGCGCCGAATCGggatgaggaggaggagcaggAGGATTTTGCTCATATGGGAGGGTGGAGAAGGGCGGTTATTGTTTGGTGTGGGAGGTTTTTGTCTAGATTACTGCTTTTCGTGTTAGGGTTTTATTGGATTTGTGAAAGCTATAGAGATATTGAACTgcctaatcaaattaaatcttcCTCCCag AATGAGGGAAAAGATCAATCTGAAGATCTGGAAAGATCAGGGGCGATAATATCAAATCATGTTTCGTATTTAGATATCTTGTACCACATGTCTGCTTCTTTTCCAAGCTTTGTTGCCAAG AGATCAGTGGCTAAACTTCCTTTAGTTGGTCTCATCAG CAAGTGCCTTGGTTGTGTATATGTTCAGCGGGAGTCCAACTCATCTGACTTCAAGGGTGTTTCAG GCGTTGTGACTAAAAGAGTCAAAGAAGCTCACGAAAATAGATCTGCTCCAATGATGATGCTTTTTCCAG AAGGCACGACAACAAATGGAGAGTTCCTTCTACCATTTAAGACAGGTGCATTCTTAGCAACAGCTCCTGTACATCCAGTGATTCTTAGGTATCCGTACCAGCGATTCAGTCTTGCCTGGGATTCAATATCTGGG GCACGTCATGTTTTCTATCTTTTCTGTCAATTCATAAATCATATGGAAGCAATATGGCTTCCTGTTTACTACCCATCACAAGAAGAGAAGGATGATCCAAAGCTATATGCTAGCAATGTCCGACGGTTGATGACTTGTGAG AGTCATTTAATAATGTCAGATATTGGACTTGCTGAGAAGCGAATATATCATGCTGCTCTGAATGGTAATAATAGCCTGCCTAATGTTTTGCATCAGAAAGACGATTGA